In Glycine max cultivar Williams 82 chromosome 15, Glycine_max_v4.0, whole genome shotgun sequence, the DNA window ATTGGCTGTTTGGACTTGGAATCTTAATCATATAACCATGATTAACTTACGGTCCTCAGCCACTTATCTGCAAAACCCTTTTCCTAGCACTCACTGTTTAGTAAGCCTAAAACAAAGACTTACAACTTTAATGCATAGCCGATCACAAACCCACATTTAATTggaaaaatattatgatttgatattttattatttttggaaaaatattaaacatgcCAAGAAATATTAAACTGATCCCTTTCCTCAATCTAAccatgatttcatattttttttatttgtggaaaaatattaaacatgcCAAGAaacagatagcaaaagattaatatattaagatCAATTTCTCTTTATCCCTCTCTTGCCATATGGCACAAGCACAACCAACTAGTCATCTATCATCTGTATTTCTATTGTTTCAAAAGATACTCATTTTATATAGCAGAGGTCAGAGACACaatgatgtttaaattttttgcttCAGTTGTTTTAGAACTCTATTCTGAtttcacatttattttaaaaaaaacaagaaatttaTCATTCTAATACTTGCTTACAAAATATATACCATTTTAGCATCCAGTACCTACTAGTTACCTAGAGAAACAGATCAGTTTGAATCTGCAGCATCAGATCATAAGATTACATTGAATAGATAGAGCAATCTGAaaataataccaaggtttaaatTACACAGACACACATAgggaattaatataattatctgaGCTCTGACATTATTATTAAGTGGGATCATATCATCAGCCAATCTCTTTCTCCTGAGTCTAAATATTATCACTTAGTCACTTGCGAGGGACCTTATCTAGTTTAAGGTTACaatacatttaaatttcaaaaattctaACTCTCAAACTGAAATTTAAGTAAGGCCTACAGGGTACCGACAGTTTCATTTTATCTAGAAGTTCTTCACACATAATCATAAAAAGAAATGAGAAACCATTAACAGACAAGGAAGAAAACAGAACTTGCATGCGACCCTGTTTTAAATAGGCAGATTCCACCCTCACTTCTTAACATGTAAATTTCTATAATATATTGTTCCACTTTCAATATAATACTTTGACTGAATACTATCTAAGTAGATTTCAGGTTTGCAATGGTAGACTatgtaatgaaataaatataaaaatagtcaACACTTTTTGGTATCTTACCAGCATGTCATGTGGTAACAGCCTTGAGTAAGCTCAATCATTCTACGACACTGCTGACAGCGCTTCCACCTTTTATTCTGAGCAAGACGATGCAAGGTAATGTCAGAAACATCCCTCTCCTTCTCTGGCAGGTTCTGGTATTCTAAACAACTCATAGAAGAATGCCAAGGAACCTTACAGTCCACACAGATAAACCTCCGACAAACAGGACACTCGATACAAGAGTTGTCAGACTGACTAGATGAACTGGCCCTTGCTGATGAACATTCATGAGGATCAAGGAGAACAGAGCAATTTGGAAATGGACAATAAATTCTATCTGAATGGTCAATATTTTCTTCGGAAAGGGCTTTCTCCAGTGATCCAAAGGAGATGAATGGAAGAAAAGACCTGCACTCAGTTACAGACATGCAATACTTGCATCTTGGTTGAGGGCATCTTATAGGGAATTGACAAGATTGTACTTTACCATCAGCATAGGCCCTCAAGCAATGTGAACAGAATGTGTGCAAACATTTCAAGGTAATCATAATTGGCACTGGCTTGTCATCACAGCAAATAGAACAGTTCTTAAGCAATATCTCACCATTTACAGGGAAAGTGACAAGTCCAATAGCTACTTTGGCCAAATGCAGTGGCTGCTCAAGATCAGTAGAGGGTATAAggtttaaaacaaaatcttcaaAATTGTTGGCAAGTTCCAGAATCCTTTCTCTCAGTGCGGTCAAAAGAGGCATCTCCAATTTTTTCCCAAATGTTATCTGTCCATAATCACATTCAAACGAAAGGATAGTTAATGGCAAATGACCTGGGAAATACTCACAAATACACATTAAAGAACTATTAGAGGTTAGTGGCACATGTCAAAGTAATGccaattaatgtatttttaaaaacaaatttggaATATAGGCTATCTGTTGATATTTAAATGGTAAACTCAATCCTCCTAGTCCACCAAGCATCCCCAATTACATTGAAGAAAAAGTCTTACATGTGCATGAAAAATAACCAAGTCATCAGCTGTTATAGAAAAAAGTAATTTGCTCTTCAAATTGAATCAGTGTGCCTGCTAGAACACAAATCTCTAACAATTTTCTATATACAaactaaagaaacaaaaaagaaaaaggacatCCAAACAAACAAAAGATATTGGGAAGTAAATAACAGCCATGCTCGATTCAGTGTGAAAATAAGTATTAAGAAATGAAACACCATATGATGTTTGTGCAAACCCAGCAATAGCACAAAGGCTtgaagttttgttttgttttagttttccaCAACAGGTATACTCTTTCGGAAGCAAGCCTATTCGAGGCATGATCAAACACTAAATATAGACACCTCTCTCATCAGAGATTCAAACCTTGGTACCTCAAGTTGTGGGGGGCTAGCTACTTCTGCTAGACCCAAACCCAGTTGGTAGACACAATAATGCTTATCTCAATGTCCATCCACAAATCGAAACATGAACAGAGAAGCATAACATGCCTAAACAATCGATGGGAAAAGAAACGATGCAATACTTCAACAGACACGTTGCTAatagctacaaaaattcatacaAGTGATTTCAATTTCGGCATGCAAATGCTAGTCTGGATCTTCATAAATCATAAACATaccataaaacaaacaaatgttACTTAGCATGAAACACTGAAATGCCAACCTGGTCGTgagtaaaacaaacaaatgttACTTAGCATGAAACACTGAAATGCCAACCTGGTCGTGCAACAACTCAGAATCAGTGAAAGCAAAAACCCTGCGGATCTTGTTCTGGGTAGCTTCCAGCAACCCATCCAAGAGTGCCAAATAGTCAACCATTGATTCCTCCGCATAAAAGTCAAGCTTTTTCTGCACCCTTATAGCAGGAAAACCTGAAGACCTTTCCATGAACACTCCAATCCCAGAAAACCCAGAACTTGAATTTTCAACACCAGCCATTGACAACCCCTTGAAGAACATCTTCACTGAAAATTCATCAAGCTCATCCTTCAACCCTTCGACTACAATTTCCTCGGTCTCTTTCCAcgcttcttcatcttcatctccacAACAACTGCAAAactcatcttcctcttcctctctcCCAACATTAACACCTAAAACACCCTGATCCCCCATTTTTTCCCAACAAATCACCAACAGAACTTCAATTAGCCATTACAACAATTAACAACACCCCAGCATGACCCATCAACGAATCGatctaaaaaatcaaattttttttatcacaagtccaagcaaaaattacaaaattttagaacaaaataaaaacaacccTTTTGGGGAGACTGCGAAACCCAAAAGAAATCAACTACAAAAAGAAGCGAGATAGGGAATTGACTTTGATCCACGGTAGGTAACTAAACAATGAGAATAAGAGAAGAGGGAGGGAGAGAAGGGAAAAGGGCATCAAGTAATACAAGAAAGAAGTGAAGCTTCCAAATTCCACACTCCTTATCTGGTTGGAATTTggtattattattcttttgagCAGTGATTCTCAACCACTGTCTCTGCAACAGAATAAAAACCCTAATAATCTAAAAGACGACAACTTCAGCGGCTTATCAGCCCATCTTTAATCAGATTATtagtgttaattattaattactaatttgaCAAATTGACACCCTCaccccaaaaaaattaattaataaaaaaacagagagagagagcagtGCCTTGCTTCGCCGTTTAATCAGGGACGAAATTAAGATTGGGGCAAGGTTGTTTTGGActattttacttaattaatataattttgtatgtGGTCTaactttttatgaaaaattatctatgttgaaaatttacttatataatttttaaacataatGCGAAATTaggatatattatatatacgtGGACTCttaaatttgtcaattttaataataattattttaaaaattatattaatgataatttttataaatatcattttgaaaatattactatatattaataaatattatttatatgtcATTAAATAAGGCATTTTAGTaaagcttttttttaatatatatgcaaTGAAGACAATGAATATTTaacttaagattttatttttttagtaagtaAATGTTAGTTGATGGTACCTTATATTAGTGAGAAGATTCAAACTCACATATATATCGCTTTGTTGGCACTAGATAGGAGAACAGTTCATGGACTGATAGGAGAACAGTTCAAATTGGTTAATTTAGCTAATGATCATGGACTGATAGGAGAACAGTTCAATGAGTTCTACTTTGACCTAGAGTGACAAATTACTGATGACTAAAATAGTCATTTCCAATAGTTAACAACTAAAATAGTCATTGCAGACAACTAATGGctatttttgttgattgaagACTAACGGCTAATGATTATTTCTGTTGGCTAACACAATAGAATTGGATTGAGAGGTGGCCTAAAAATAAGATATACTTCAAGAAAGAACAAGTTTGAAGAGAAATTTATGTGGGAGCAACTGGAAGTAGTTTTTCCCAGTCTAGGCATGCATGGAGCCATGTTTTcctaaaaaataggaaaagtgGGTAATGAGgagttaacaattatttttctgcatagagaataaaataaacagaGGTCAAAACTTGGGAAAATGTTCATGTTAGTTTCTAGGATGACTCCCCATGATGAAAGCATGTTCCCTTAAGTGCCAAACGTGGATAGCTATTAGAAAATGAGTGATGCTTATAATTGCTTGGGAATCATTATAAACAGGAGAAAATACAATGTAATCGAGATCTCCAaccaaatcaatcaaattatatattttaaaatcatttatctttcatttgtCACTTTATTTACAACTTTTTCACAGCTTCCAATCATTTTATCCCATTCTTTTACCACAGTTTTTAGGCTAAGGTTACGATGGACTAGGTTCTTAAGTGGTCCATTGTGaaccaattttattaataattggatttattttattcatatggTAGCAATTTATCCTATCCACACTAAATTTATTTCTAAGTTCCGACCACCATTTGTTGGCACTGGAGACTATTCCCGGCAACAACGTTTTTTCTCTCTAATTCTTTCCTCGCCACCATggtttcttcctcttcctcaacAATCCCTTATCGCTGACCTCCATTGTCTCTTTCACAGATTATGAGTACCCTTAAAACACCAAATTAGGGCCATTCCTAAACGCAACATAAAACATCAAAACTGGTAAATATAACCGAAAGTGTATTCAACTTAATTAATCATCACATCAACAACCAAATGGAAATGCTAAAAGatctaaaaaaattggaaaattcataagttgattgattaaaaagaGAGCACTTTCATTGATCGCATTCTCAACTTAAtcagtagtattttttttttgttttaagttttttttttatataaaaaaactagaataataatataatatagaaaTTTCAGTTTAATAAcccttaaaaaaattctttaaaataaactaagaaCTCAATCAAGGAACAAAAATTCTTCCTTAAGTCAATTGTCTAAATAGAATCCCTCATTGATAATTAGCTAATATGACAATTAATGAGTTAACAAATTTTCACTCCAACACACACTTCGACTTTTATGTCCTCCCAAATTATCAAACCAGCTTATAACTCTCAAACTTTAAGTATTCATAAATCtaactttttaaattgtttaaaatctaattattttgatcaaataaaatttaccagtttaatttatttgattaatttaattaaatataaatgccTAGTGACTCATCTGACGTATTTGTCTTGCTTAGCTTACGGTCTCTTAGTCACAGACGACGGAACCACTGCCTTGCCTCCTACGATGTTTGCGGATTCGAATACATACTAGATTGAATCGGATTTAAGAggaaaaattgttaaatttaatcatttttgttttcttttttatttagtcagtttaattttaaaatttatttaatttatctttatttgaaatggaataaatttcaatttttaaagaaaaaatgcatgtattaaaataaatgatactATATACAATTAATCTAGCATTAAATACAACACATAacatagtttaaaatatatatttaaattttaaattaaaaaatacaatcatttaaacaataaataaataatagctatttttttaattcatacatctataaaaaaattacaaattcttgAATACATTATCATGCATATgatttaagaatatattttatagtatagttttataattattaaaatataaattaattactataataaataataattaaataataaaattgaaaacacacaatttattaaaaatagttaattattgaataatcttgaacatacaataaaaaaatgatttaatttagaATGTAATATCCAGATTTTGATCTAatccaatttaaaaaataattttttttcaatttttcaattattattttgttcgcttattcaatttttcaaataatttattgattttacattataaatcaattagaaattatcattaatatatttttaaaataattattataaaaattaataaatttattaaacataCGTATGATTTTTGTGACATGTATAATAGTTTATGATTTAATAAcactataaattattttacatgggcatagtctatttttttagaaatatatatgaataacaTTGATAGAAAATCTAATTCTATTTCCTCACCGCATATATGATACTTCATGTCAACTTGCATTTCTTATGTGTGAAATTCTCTTTTGATGCCAAAAACTTGCGCAAAACTTTCCGcaagatttttcttcttcagaATCTCAAACATCTTTAGAAGATTAAGCAATTCTAAAATTTTGTCTCTACTTTTCAATAAATAGTATCTATGAGGAAGTTAATACTTAATTATATGGACATGTAacttcccttaatttttttttttggtgttaaAATAAAGGCGACATGGAGTTGCCTAAGCCCACTCTGCCACAAGGTAAGCCCAAATTATGGATCCAATTTTCAGTTCCTCTACTGAAATTGAATATATCAGTTTGATCAAATTAACATATCAAAATTAGTGtgattattttctgttttaagAAGCTTCAAACGCATGTTAAAGCCTTAAAGGAAAAGTAATGATTTATTGCTTCTCTAAAAATGGTGCATAAGAATGTATGCAGATGGATTGAAATGGTAGAACAAACACACCCTTAATTGCTTCCTAATTGGTAGCTTGGCATGTAGATATATAGAATAGAAGAAGAGTGTATGTTATCTCCTTCCATATCAGAGTTCCATCAATTATCCATAATCTATAATTATAGATAAAAGGAATATGAGTATTTTGATATACACATTTTTATACCcatttaattcatataattatattcataaattattattttattcttataattatcTTTACAAACATGTAACTATTCATTATCTtctattaacttttttattattaaaaaacatgaaaaaaaaatagttaaacacAAAGTACTTGCTTTGTACGTCCTTCCATTTCTAGCATTGTGGTTGTAAAGAACTTGTTTAAGAACTTGCTTGAATTTCCTAATGTCTGGCGGCTTGGTGGTATCTTCGGTGCTAGCTTTGAGGAAGACACATATGACAAGTGATGTACACTACTGTTATTATTGACTATATTATTAAGAATCCCGAAATAATTATGAAGACTTATGTATATTGTATACAATTCAAAATGAATTAGTGTATCACTAGTGTTTTTTCACAcggtaaaatttaatttaaaataatcaataacataaaatacgttaagttatgtatatttaaatttaatggaaAACTgctattataaaaaattctaatgaAACATTAGATAAATAGATATTTGTAacgataaattaatttatctctATATAGATATAAATTGTTAAGTAAAGTTAAGAATATTAGAAATTGTaacacaattaataaaaatatattattattagttattttggAATGAACATTTTATATCAATCTTTAATATAAAATGTATAACATTGTCTTGGATCAAAGAGGAAAAAACACCAAATATGTAAATCGATTGATATGTGTTTAAGCTTAATGAGTAAATATCAAGTTTAagtcttaaatatttaaatgcttttaaattttttttattatcatcttATTCGactcaaatataatttcttccataaaaaaaatatataatgttcTTTAGGaaaaaaaccaaacaaaacAAAGGGTACAACTAGAagttgaaaacaaaataaataaccaaCAAGAGATTAAGAATATACTTTACGAAATACCCAAAACACAAGTGCATATATATAATCGAAATGCTCGTTGTCCACAACAAAAAGCTCTTAATCCATTTCCCAGCACTTTTGTCATGGTCACCTTCATAGTAGAATATGGCGAAatggatgatgaagaagacGAACATCAAGGATAAACAACAAGCCAAAGTCCATTTCACAGCTctacttaaatttataatataaaagtaaatatgtTTGTCTTTATAGTAAGCAAATATTAGGCTGGTGCATTAGCATAGTGCATGAGTACTATACAAAAACATTGTAATTGCAAAAATCAACATACAACTCTTAAGATGTGTTACTTACTCCAACATAAATTTAGGGTTATAAATAGGTAAAAACACAAATTATGTTTCCATCTCTTAAATTTGACTGTGTGTCAGATTGGTCTTCAAATTAGGAAAATTTTtaacgaaaat includes these proteins:
- the RTRP4 gene encoding reverse transcriptase-like domain-containing RBR protein, coding for MGDQGVLGVNVGREEEEDEFCSCCGDEDEEAWKETEEIVVEGLKDELDEFSVKMFFKGLSMAGVENSSSGFSGIGVFMERSSGFPAIRVQKKLDFYAEESMVDYLALLDGLLEATQNKIRRVFAFTDSELLHDQITFGKKLEMPLLTALRERILELANNFEDFVLNLIPSTDLEQPLHLAKVAIGLVTFPVNGEILLKNCSICCDDKPVPIMITLKCLHTFCSHCLRAYADGKVQSCQFPIRCPQPRCKYCMSVTECRSFLPFISFGSLEKALSEENIDHSDRIYCPFPNCSVLLDPHECSSARASSSSQSDNSCIECPVCRRFICVDCKVPWHSSMSCLEYQNLPEKERDVSDITLHRLAQNKRWKRCQQCRRMIELTQGCYHMTCWCGYEFCYSCGAEYREGQQTCQCAYWDEDNSEDSVAHSLQESEQWAWETFNSLSMIVDAYSDQERSQLALIQRFLAGGFSLSDHNPYQSPPRCTDSYVDPMKDLHQLPWLERFVSVISDNYYDDYIQ